The DNA region AGCTCTTCACACCTTTGATCCATTAACCACATAGATTCAAACATAAACATACGTCGAAAATTTTCCTTCTTAGCTTTTCTGAATAAGTGCAAAGACAATAGGCAATGATTTGATACAGAGGAAGACAAATGATCCAGTTTGGTTGAAGGAAACTTATTTTTCCAATCTTTTGTAGCCAAAGCACGATCAAGCCTCTCTCTAATTTGAGTACCATCCTTCCTTTGGTATAACCATGTAAACTTAGGACCTACGAATCCCAAATCACAAAATCCACACCAGTTTATTGCATTCAAGAAACTAACCATTTGTGTATAAGGACAATTTCCACTACCCTCCTTTTCAGATAAGCCA from Castanea sativa cultivar Marrone di Chiusa Pesio chromosome 6, ASM4071231v1 includes:
- the LOC142639411 gene encoding uncharacterized protein LOC142639411, whose product is MSQLLWVAIGDFNELAGLSEKEGSGNCPYTQMVSFLNAINWCGFCDLGFVGPKFTWLYQRKDGTQIRERLDRALATKDWKNKFPSTKLDHLSSSVSNHCLLSLHLFRKAKKENFRRMFMFESMWLMDQRCEELVNNAWDEGRLANLDFPLVNCLDLKKNLYFDLKK